A single window of Gossypium hirsutum isolate 1008001.06 chromosome A10, Gossypium_hirsutum_v2.1, whole genome shotgun sequence DNA harbors:
- the LOC107896866 gene encoding ISWI chromatin-remodeling complex ATPase CHR17, whose translation MNAHVNGEEDGEEEIEDVARSADASDKDDDVVPEENADDADDDESSGADLEISKREKDRLKEMQKLKKQKIQEILDTQNAASDAEYSGEKILFCSS comes from the exons ATGAACGCTCATGTCAACGGCGAAGAAGACGGTGAGGAGGAGATTGAAGATGTTGCTCGTTCTGCCGACGCCTCCGACAAAGATGATGACGTCGTCCCTGAAGAAAACGCCGATGATGCTGATGAT GATGAGTCTAGTGGGGCTGATCTAGAAATTAGTAAGCGAGAGAAGGACAGGCTCAAAGAAATGCAGAAACTAAAAAAGCAGAAGATTCAGGAAATACTGGATACTCAAAATGCTGCCAGTGACGCTGAGTATTCTGGGGAAAAGattttattttgttcatcttAA
- the LOC107896867 gene encoding berberine bridge enzyme-like 18, whose translation MQKHKMKSNIPIPLLFLSILFSFSWAALGLTHQQQHHSFLQCLNRHSGDANSISTVIYTQTNSSFSSVLEFSLRNARFSTPNTLKPLVIVTPSHVSHIQATINCSRTHGLQIRIRSGGHDYEGLSYVSQVPFVIIDLINLRSIDVDAENKTAWIQTGATIGELYYRIAEKSSTLAFPAGICPTVGVGGHFSGGGYGMLMRKYGLAADQIIDAQLVDVNGKFLDKNSMGEDLFWAIRGGGAASFGVVVAWKVKLVPVPSTLTVFTVNRTLKENGTMLVHKWQSVAPKIHEDLYIRLFLRAVNSSQQEGKRTIQASFVSLYLGRADELVDLIQESFPELGIVKEDCIEMSWIQSIMYFPSDIPEDAPLEILLNRTGSAGIFKGKSDYVTQTIPETALEGLWQRFYEDETESLEILFSPYGGNMDDIPETETPYSHRAGILFNIHYVVGWSEEDASESQRYINFMRRLYRYMEPYVSKSPRRAYMNYRDLDLGTNNNGPYTSYKQASKWGLPYFDKNFNRLIHVKTLVDPTNFFRHQQSIPSLSRG comes from the coding sequence ATGCAAAAGCACAAAATGAAGTCTAATATCCCAATCCCTCTTCTCTTCCTTTCtattctcttctctttttcatgGGCAGCTTTGGGTCTCACTCACCAACAACAACACCACAGCTTCCTCCAATGCCTTAACCGGCATTCTGGCGACGCCAACTCCATCTCCACTGTCATTTATACTCAAACCAACTCTTCATTCTCATCTGTATTAGAGTTTTCCCTTCGGAATGCTCGGTTTTCTACGCCCAATACCCTCAAACCTCTAGTCATCGTTACGCCATCCCATGTTTCCCATATCCAAGCGACCATTAATTGCTCCAGAACTCACGGTTTGCAGATTAGAATACGGAGCGGTGGTCATGATTACGAAGGTCTTTCTTACGTTTCTCAAGTTCCCTTCGTTATCATTGATTTGATTAACTTACGATCCATTGATGTTGATGCGGAAAATAAGACCGCATGGATTCAAACCGGTGCCACGATAGGTGAATTATATTACAGAATTGCAGAGAAAAGCTCAACGCTTGCTTTCCCAGCTGGTATTTGCCCCACTGTGGGTGTTGGTGGTCATTTTAGCGGCGGAGGTTATGGCATGTTGATGCGCAAATATGGCCTTGCTGCCGATCAAATAATCGATGCACAATTGGTTGATGTTAATGGCAAGTTTCTTGATAAAAACTCCATGGGGGAAGATCTGTTTTGGGCCATTCGAGGCGGTGGCGCTGCCAGTTTCGGAGTCGTCGTTGCATGGAAAGTAAAGTTAGTTCCCGTTCCATCAACTCTGACTGTATTTACGGTGAATAGAACACTGAAAGAGAACGGAACAATGCTTGTTCACAAATGGCAATCTGTCGCACCCAAGATCCATGAAGATTTGTATATCAGACTCTTCTTGAGAGCGGTGAATTCAAGCCAGCAAGAAGGGAAAAGAACAATACAAGCTTCCTTCGTTTCCTTGTACCTTGGTAGAGCTGATGAACTAGTTGATTTGATACAAGAAAGCTTTCCAGAGCTTGGAATAGTAAAAGAAGACTGCATAGAAATGAGCTGGATCCAAAGTATCATGTACTTTCCCAGTGATATCCCAGAAGATGCACCCTTAGAAATTTTGCTCAACAGGACAGGTTCTGCAGGCATCTTTAAAGGGAAATCGGATTACGTTACACAGACGATTCCTGAAACTGCATTAGAAGGCCTTTGGCAAAGGTTTTACGAAGACGAAACCGAATCATTGGAGATCCTCTTCAGCCCTTACGGTGGCAACATGGATGATATTCCGGAGACGGAGACGCCTTACTCTCACAGGGCAGGGATTTTATTCAACATTCATTATGTAGTGGGATGGAGCGAAGAAGACGCTTCCGAATCTCAGAGGTATATAAATTTCATGAGAAGGCTTTATAGGTACATGGAACCCTATGTTTCGAAATCCCCCAGACGAGCTTACATGAACTACAGGGACCTGGACCTTGGAACTAATAACAACGGGCCATACACGAGCTATAAACAAGCCAGCAAATGGGGTCTTCCATATTTCGACAAAAACTTCAACAGATTGATTCATGTGAAGACTTTGGTTGATCCCACAAATTTCTTTAGACACCAACAAAGTATCCCTTCTCTTTCACGTGGCTAA